The Cetobacterium sp. 8H DNA window GCCTTTCCAACAACTCCAGCAAGAGCTAGAAGAGTAAGAACATATGGAATCATTTGTATAAATTGAGGTGGAATAAAAGTAACGTATTGTTGAATTACTGTTTGAGCTGCATCAGCAAAACCGAATAACAAACTCGCAAATAAAACTCCCTTAGGATTCCACTTACCAAAAACAAGGGCTGCAAGTGCGATAAAACCTCTACCAGCTGACATCTCTTTAGAGAATTGACTAAGAGATCCTATAGATAGGTAAGTCCCACCAAGACCAGCAAAGACACCCGACATAACAACACCAAAGTATCTAACTTTTTCTACACTGATTCCAACTGTATCTGCAGCTAGAGGATATTCTCCAACAGCTCTCATTCTAAGTCCAGTCACAGTTTTATAAAGAAAATATCCAGACCAAATAGCAATACCATAAATGATATATATTAGTAAAGAGAAGTTAAAAACCAATGGAATTCTAGTTGCTACAGGACTGTTAGAAGCTTGTTCAAATAAAACTCTTAACATAAAAATTGTAAATCCAGAAGCAAAAAGATTGATTGCAACTCCAGAAACTGTTTGATTTCCTTTATATTTTATACTTATTATAGCATGAATCAGAGCAATTAATCCACCAGAGATTGCTCCAGCAAGAATACCAAGAACCCAACTTCCAGTATAATAAGAGATAACTGCTGAAGAAAAAGCACCTATAAGCATCATACCCTCAAGACCGATATTAACAACTCCACAAACTTCAGAAAACATACCACCGATTGCGGTAATAAGAATTGGAGCAGCTTGTCTGATTGTAGCTAAAATTAAACTTATAATAATATTTACCATTATTCAGCTCCTCCTTTTGATCCTTTTTCCAACCAAGTTCTAATCATATTTTCAGCAGCAATAAGTAATATTATTATAGCTTGAATCATGATTACCATCTGACTAGGAATACTTGTATTAAATTGCATAGCTCTTCCACCAACTCTAAGAGCAGCAAAAAGGATAGCGGCAAGCAAAGCTCCAATAGGAGTATTTTTTCCTAGTAAGGCAACAGCTATTCCATCAAATCCGTAAGTAGCAGTTAAACCTGTTTTATAGGCATATTGTCCAACTCCACCAAGAACTCTTTCAACTCCACCAAGCCCAGCTAAGAATCCAGAAATTCCAAGAGTTAAAAGAATAACGAACTTAACGTTAATTCCATTATTTTCAGCAGCCGA harbors:
- a CDS encoding ABC transporter permease — protein: MVNIIISLILATIRQAAPILITAIGGMFSEVCGVVNIGLEGMMLIGAFSSAVISYYTGSWVLGILAGAISGGLIALIHAIISIKYKGNQTVSGVAINLFASGFTIFMLRVLFEQASNSPVATRIPLVFNFSLLIYIIYGIAIWSGYFLYKTVTGLRMRAVGEYPLAADTVGISVEKVRYFGVVMSGVFAGLGGTYLSIGSLSQFSKEMSAGRGFIALAALVFGKWNPKGVLFASLLFGFADAAQTVIQQYVTFIPPQFIQMIPYVLTLLALAGVVGKAVAPSASGKPYDKNTI